A stretch of the Capsicum annuum cultivar UCD-10X-F1 chromosome 8, UCD10Xv1.1, whole genome shotgun sequence genome encodes the following:
- the LOC107839162 gene encoding K(+) efflux antiporter 2, chloroplastic isoform X1, whose translation MGFAYCVWQPNGLHCGEALNYKILDRKSGSCVGLDYKLLGNARVLCKKSSTGKRLKRIGGCSDNSLAYSRRIQLSCALWKSDSSGNLAGVKGSRGVKLLRCQGNDSLAFIDGNGRNVESSESAEDGGSLTASTNGIAEISSATELEEDKGEEKEGPQFDELRELLQKALKDLEVAQMNSTMFEEKAQTISEAAIALKDEAAHAWDDVNKQLDSIQEIVGEEMIAKEAVQKATMALSLAEARLLVALDSIQAAKQGSMPSKTSEESKGQELTSLMEEEAALSAVQEDIEECRDHLENCEAILRRVQNKKEELQKEVDRLNDLAEQAQINALKAEEDVSNIMLLAEQAVAYELEATQRVSDAEIALQKAEKNLAASPVDNAETSAIQNGSSTLSQVSVDGTLSEDEVFPRSSIDSVIEKDREVQLEDAWVVSGPLSDASDDEDRKLVLDSSKDFDSDAENPKSVQTVRQEANKESAKDSSSLNAPKALLKKSSRFLPASFFSSSDGEEFTPASVFQSLLESARNQLPKLVVGSLVMGAGIAFYANRSERIFQSFQQPDIITTSIDEVSTNTRPLVRQIRKLPKKLKTLMERIPHQEINEEEASLFDMLWLLLASVIFVPIFQKIPGGSPVLGYLAAGILIGPYGLSIIRHVHGTKAIAEFGVVFLLFNIGLELSVERLSSMKKYVFGLGTAQVLVTAVVVGLVANLVAGQAGPAAIVIGNGLALSSTAVVLQVLQERGESTSRHGRATFSVLLFQDLAVVVLLILIPLISPNSSKGGVGFRAIAEALGLAAVKAIVAITAIIAGGRLLLRPIYKQIAENQNAEIFSANTLLVILGTSLLTARAGLSMALGAFLAGLLLAETEFSLQVESDIAPYRGLLLGLFFMTVGMSIDPKLLLSNFSVIMGSLGLLLGGKTILVALVGKLFGISIVSAIRVGLLLAPGGEFAFVAFGEAVNQGIMSSELSSLLFLVVGISMALTPYLAAGGQLIASRFELQDVRSLLPVESETDDLQDHIIICGFGRVGQIIAQLLSERLIPFVALDVRSDRVAVGRALDLPVYFGDAGSREVLHKVGAERACAAAITLDTPGANYRTVWALNKYFPNVKTFVRAHDVDHGLNLEKAGATAVVPETLEPSLQLAAAVLAQAKLPMSEIAATINEFRSRHLSELTELCQTSGSSLGYGFSRVAYKAKAQPSDSSDENQVGEGTLAI comes from the exons ATGGGATTTGCTTACTGTGTATGGCAGCCGAATGGTTTGCATTGTGGTGAAGCTTTGAACTACAAGATATTAGATAGGAAAAGCGGGAGTTGTGTAGGAttggattataaattgcttggaAATGCTAGGGTTTTATGTAAGAAGAGTTCAACGGGGAAAAGGTTGAAACGGATTGGCGGATGTAGTGATAATAGTTTAGCTTATTCGAGGAGGATTCAATTGAGTTGTGCGTTGTGGAAATCTGATTCAAGTGGGAATTTGGCGGGTGTTAAGGGTTCTAGGGGAGTGAAGTTGCTGAGGTGCCAGGGAAATGATTCACTTGCGTTTATCGATGGTAATGGTAGAAATGTGGagtccagtgagagtgctgaagATGGTGGATCATTGACTGCTAGTACTAATGGCATCGCAGAAATTAGTAGTGCTACGGAGTTGGAGGAAGacaaaggagaagaaaaagaagggcCTCAATTTGATGAATTAAGGGAGTTGTTGCAGAAGGCACTCAAGGATCTGGAAGTTGCACAGATGAACAGTACGATGTTTGAGGAAAAAGCTCAGACGATATCAGAAGCTGCTATAGCATTAAAGGATGAAGCTGCTCATGCATGGGATGATGTAAACAAACAACTTGACAGCATTCAAGAGATTGTAGGTGAAGAGATGATCGCTAAAGAAGCAGTTCAAAAAGCAACAATGGCCCTTTCTTTGGCTGAGGCAAGGCTTCTGGTTGCTCTTGATTCAATACAAGCTGCAAAACAAGGAAGTATGCCTTCAAAAACTTCTGAAGAAAGCAAAGGGCAGGAATTAACTTCATTGATGGAGGAAGAGGCAGCACTTTCAGCTGTTCAGGAAGATATAGAGGAGTGTCGGGACCATTTGGAAAATTGTGAGGCTATATTGAGGCGGGTGCAGAACAAAAAAGAAGAGCTACAAAAAGAGGTTGACAGGTTGAATGATCTAGCTGAGCAAGCTCAAATCAATGCTTTAAAAGCTGAGGAAGATGTTTCAAACATAATGCTTTTAGCCGAACAAGCTGTTGCTTATGAGCTTGAGGCTACTCAACGGGTCAGTGATGCGGAGATTGCTTTGCAGAAAGCCGAGAAGAACCTAGCTGCATCACCTGTTGACAATGCAGAAACTTCAGCCATACAGAATGGATCATCTACTCTAAGCCAAGTGTCAGTCGATGGGACCCTTAGCGAGGATGAGGTATTCCCTAGAAGTTCTATTGATAGTGTTATTGAAAAAGATAGAGAGGTACAACTGGAGGATGCTTGGGTGGTCAGTGGACCTTTGTCTGATGCGAGTGACGATGAAGATAGAAAGTTAGTTCTAGACTCCTCAAAAGATTTTGATTCTGATGCAGAAAATCCAAAAAGTGTTCAAACTGTGAGGCAGGAGGCCAACAAGGAATCAGCTAAGGACAGTTCATCGCTTAATGCTCCCAAAGCATTATTGAAGAAATCATCCCGTTTCTTGCCTGCATCTTTCTTCTCGTCCTCAGATGGTGAAGAGTTCACACCTGCTTCAGTTTTCCAGAGTCTCCTTGAGTCTGCAAGGAATCAATTGCCCAAGCTGGTGGTTGGCTCATTAGTGATGGGAGCAGG AATTGCCTTTTATGCCAATCGATCAGAGCGAATTTTTCAGTCGTTTCAGCAGCCAGACATAATTACCACCAGCATTGATGAGGTCTCAACAAATACAAGACCTCTCGTTCGACAAATAAGGAAACTGCCCAAGAAACTTAAGACACTAATGGAGAGAATTCCTCATCAAGAG ATAAATGAGGAAGAAGCTTCTCTTTTTGACATGTTATGGCTATTGCTTGCTAGTGTTATCTTTGTGCCTATCTTCCAGAAAATTCCAGGAG GAAGTCCTGTTCTTGGGTATTTGGCTGCTGGAATCTTGATTGGACCCTATGGTCTTTCTATCATACGTCATGTACATGGGACCAAGGCTATTGCTGAATTTGGAGTTGTGTTCCTGCTATTTAACATTGGCTTAGAG CTTTCTGTTGAGAGACTAAGTTCTATGAAGAAATACGTTTTCGGGTTGGGAACTGCTCAG GTCTTAGTGACAGCTGTGGTGGTCGGGCTAGTTGCTAATTTGGTTGCCGGGCAGGCCGGACCAGCTGCAATTGTCATTGGAAATGGTCTTGCCTTATCTTCCACTGCTGTTGTCCTCCAG GTCTTGCAGGAAAGAGGTGAGAGCACATCACGACATGGACGAGCTACATTTTCTGTATTACTCTTTCAG GATCTGGCGGTGGTTGTTCTACTCATACTGATACCACTAATTTCACCAAATTCATCAAAAGGAGGG GTTGGTTTCCGAGCCATAGCTGAGGCCCTTGGTTTGGCTGCTGTAAAGGCTATTGTAGCCATCACTGCCATTATTGCTGGAGGACGTCTG CTGTTGCGGCCTATCTATAAGCAGATTGCAGAGAACCAGAATGCAGAAATATTTTCAGCAAATACACTCCTTGTTATCCTTGGGACTAGTCTTCTGACTGCCAGG GCTGGCCTTTCAATGGCTTTGGGTGCATTTTTAGCTGGTCTGCTTCTGGCAGAAACTGAATTTTCCTTGCAAGTTGAATCAGATATTGCTCCATATCGTGGACTCCTGTTGGGTCTCTTTTTCATGACG GTTGGAATGTCAATTGACCCCAAGCTTCTTCTTTCAAACTTTTCAGTGATTATGGGGTCATTGGGACTTCTACTAGGTGGCAAGACTATCTTAGTTGCATTAGTTGGTAAACTGTTTGGTATTTCAATTGTATCGGCAATAAGAGTTGGTCTCCTACTTGCTCCGGGTGGAGAGTTTGCCTTTGTAGCCTTTGGTGAAGCTGTCAATCAG GGAATAATGTCTTCTGAATTGTCATCTCTGCTGTTTCTTGTGGTTGGAATTTCAATGGCCCTCACACCATATCTAGCTGCTGGAGGTCAACTAATAGCATCTCGTTTTGAGCTGCAAGATGTGCGAAGTTTATTGCCTGTGGAAAGTGAG aCAGATGATTTGCAAGATCATATCATTATTTGTGGATTTGGTCGTGTTGGCCAG ATCATTGCCCAACTTCTCTCCGAGCGACTGATTCCATTTGTTGCGCTTGATGTGCGAAG TGACAGAGTTGCAGTTGGTCGTGCACTTGACCTTCCTGTATACTTTGGTGATGCTGGTAGCCGAGAG GTTCTACATAAAGTTGGGGCTGAAAGAGCATGTGCTGCTGCAATAACATTAGACACTCCTGGTGCAAACTACAGAACTGTTTGGGCCTTGAACAAGTACTTTCCCAATGTGAAAACATTTGTACGTGCTCATGATGTAGATCATGGCCTTAATTTAGAGAAGGCTGGAGCAACAGCG GTTGTGCCTGAAACCTTGGAACCAAGCCTGCAGTTGGCTGCTGCTGTCCTTGCACAA GCTAAGTTGCCAATGTCTGAGATAGCAGCAACAATCAACGAGTTTAGGTCCCGCCACCTTTCTGAGCTCACTGAG CTATGTCAAACAAGTGGAAGTTCTCTAGGCTATGGATTTTCTCGCGTGGCGTATAAAGCCAAAGCTCAGCCCTCGGACTCTTCTGATGAGAACCAAGTCGGCGAAGGAACACTAGCAATATGA
- the LOC107839161 gene encoding bifunctional protein FolD 4, chloroplastic, which translates to MTSSSPITIMKMKLNHCSPSPPYTTAAARRLLPPLIGPHQIQLRSSLGPTLHNSPSFSARAIMARSASSSSSFVITAAMASEASVKVIDGKKVAKDIRDEINSEISRMKDSIGVVPGLAVILVGERKDSATYVRNKKKACETVGIKSYEVCLPENSTEEEVLKYISDFNDDPMVHGILVQLPLPSHMDEQNILNAVCIEKDVDGFHPLNIGRLAMRGRETSFVPCTPKGCIELLHRYNVEIKGKRAVVIGRSNIVGTPAALLLQREDATVSIVHSRTRNPEEITRQADIIISAVGQPNMVRGSWIKPGAVIIDVGINPVEDATNPRGYRLVGDVCYEEACKVASAITPVPGGVGPMTIAMLLSNTLLSAKRIHNFK; encoded by the exons ATGACGTCATCATCTCCGATCACTATCATGAAGATGAAGTTAAACCACTGCTCTCCGTCGCCGCCGTATACCACCGCCGCAGCTCGTCGGCTCCTACCACCGCTTATTGGGCCCCACCAAATTCAGTTGCGTTCCTCTCTGGGTCCCACCCTTCACAACTCCCCATCTTTTTCCGCTAGAGCCATCATGGCTCGTTCAGCGTCTTCCTCTTCCTCCTTCGTCATCACTG CTGCAATGGCTAGTGAAGCATCGGTAAAGGTTATTGATGGGAAAAAAGTTGCAAAAGATATCAGAGACGAAATAAATTCTGAAATATCTAGGATGAAAGATTCGATTGGTGTTGTTCCTGGCCTAGCAGTTATTCTTGTTGGGGAAAGGAAGGATTCTGCAACTTATGTTCGCAACAAGAAAAAAGCTTGTGAAACTGTTGGGATCAAGTCCTATGAAGTGTGCTTGCCCGAGAACTCAACAGAAGAAGAAGTTCTCAAGTATATTTCAGACTTCAATGATGATCCTATGGTTCATGGAATTCTTGTTCAGCTACCATTACCTTCG CATATGGACGAGCAGAACATCCTAAATGCTGTTTGCATTGAGAAGGACGTGGATGGATTCCACCCACTAAATATTGGTCGGCTTGCGATGCGAGGTAGAGAGACGTCATTTGTCCCCTGTACACCCAAAGGATGCATTGAGCTGCTGCATCGGTACAATGTGGAAATCAAGGGGAAAAGGGCGGTTGTCATTGGCAGGAGCAATATAGTTGGAACGCCTGCTGCCCTGCTGCTGCAG AGGGAAGATGCCACTGTCAGCATTGTGCATTCCAGAACCAGGAACCCGGAGGAGATCACAAGACAAGCAGATATCATAATATCAGCTGTAGGCCAGCCAAACATGGTTAGAGGTAGCTGGATCAAGCCTGGGGCAGTTATTATTGATGTCGGGATTAATCCTGTGGAG GATGCTACAAATCCTCGAGGCTATCGACTAGTTGGAGATGTTTGTTACGAGGAGGCCTGCAAGGTTGCTTCAGCTATTACTCCTGTTCCTGGAGGAGTTGGGCCCATGACTATAGCAATGCTTCTCTCTAATACTTTGTTATCAGCAAAGCGAATCCACAACTTCAAGTGA
- the LOC107839162 gene encoding K(+) efflux antiporter 2, chloroplastic isoform X2 has translation MGFAYCVWQPNGLHCGEALNYKILDRKSGSCVGLDYKLLGNARVLCKKSSTGKRLKRIGGCSDNSLAYSRRIQLSCALWKSDSSGNLAGVKGSRGVKLLRCQGNDSLAFIDGNGRNVESSESAEDGGSLTASTNGIAEISSATELEEDKGEEKEGPQFDELRELLQKALKDLEVAQMNSTMFEEKAQTISEAAIALKDEAAHAWDDVNKQLDSIQEIVGEEMIAKEAVQKATMALSLAEARLLVALDSIQAAKQGSMPSKTSEESKGQELTSLMEEEAALSAVQEDIEECRDHLENCEAILRRVQNKKEELQKEVDRLNDLAEQAQINALKAEEDVSNIMLLAEQAVAYELEATQRVSDAEIALQKAEKNLAASPVDNAETSAIQNGSSTLSQVSVDGTLSEDEVFPRSSIDSVIEKDREVQLEDAWVVSGPLSDASDDEDRKLVLDSSKDFDSDAENPKSVQTVRQEANKESAKDSSSLNAPKALLKKSSRFLPASFFSSSDGEEFTPASVFQSLLESARNQLPKLVVGSLVMGAGIAFYANRSERIFQSFQQPDIITTSIDEVSTNTRPLVRQIRKLPKKLKTLMERIPHQEINEEEASLFDMLWLLLASVIFVPIFQKIPGGSPVLGYLAAGILIGPYGLSIIRHVHGTKAIAEFGVVFLLFNIGLELSVERLSSMKKYVFGLGTAQVLVTAVVVGLVANLVAGQAGPAAIVIGNGLALSSTAVVLQVLQERGESTSRHGRATFSVLLFQDLAVVVLLILIPLISPNSSKGGVGFRAIAEALGLAAVKAIVAITAIIAGGRLLLRPIYKQIAENQNAEIFSANTLLVILGTSLLTARAGLSMALGAFLAGLLLAETEFSLQVESDIAPYRGLLLGLFFMTVGMSIDPKLLLSNFSVIMGSLGLLLGGKTILVALVGKLFGISIVSAIRVGLLLAPGGEFAFVAFGEAVNQGIMSSELSSLLFLVVGISMALTPYLAAGGQLIASRFELQDVRSLLPVESETDDLQDHIIICGFGRVGQIIAQLLSERLIPFVALDVRRYYG, from the exons ATGGGATTTGCTTACTGTGTATGGCAGCCGAATGGTTTGCATTGTGGTGAAGCTTTGAACTACAAGATATTAGATAGGAAAAGCGGGAGTTGTGTAGGAttggattataaattgcttggaAATGCTAGGGTTTTATGTAAGAAGAGTTCAACGGGGAAAAGGTTGAAACGGATTGGCGGATGTAGTGATAATAGTTTAGCTTATTCGAGGAGGATTCAATTGAGTTGTGCGTTGTGGAAATCTGATTCAAGTGGGAATTTGGCGGGTGTTAAGGGTTCTAGGGGAGTGAAGTTGCTGAGGTGCCAGGGAAATGATTCACTTGCGTTTATCGATGGTAATGGTAGAAATGTGGagtccagtgagagtgctgaagATGGTGGATCATTGACTGCTAGTACTAATGGCATCGCAGAAATTAGTAGTGCTACGGAGTTGGAGGAAGacaaaggagaagaaaaagaagggcCTCAATTTGATGAATTAAGGGAGTTGTTGCAGAAGGCACTCAAGGATCTGGAAGTTGCACAGATGAACAGTACGATGTTTGAGGAAAAAGCTCAGACGATATCAGAAGCTGCTATAGCATTAAAGGATGAAGCTGCTCATGCATGGGATGATGTAAACAAACAACTTGACAGCATTCAAGAGATTGTAGGTGAAGAGATGATCGCTAAAGAAGCAGTTCAAAAAGCAACAATGGCCCTTTCTTTGGCTGAGGCAAGGCTTCTGGTTGCTCTTGATTCAATACAAGCTGCAAAACAAGGAAGTATGCCTTCAAAAACTTCTGAAGAAAGCAAAGGGCAGGAATTAACTTCATTGATGGAGGAAGAGGCAGCACTTTCAGCTGTTCAGGAAGATATAGAGGAGTGTCGGGACCATTTGGAAAATTGTGAGGCTATATTGAGGCGGGTGCAGAACAAAAAAGAAGAGCTACAAAAAGAGGTTGACAGGTTGAATGATCTAGCTGAGCAAGCTCAAATCAATGCTTTAAAAGCTGAGGAAGATGTTTCAAACATAATGCTTTTAGCCGAACAAGCTGTTGCTTATGAGCTTGAGGCTACTCAACGGGTCAGTGATGCGGAGATTGCTTTGCAGAAAGCCGAGAAGAACCTAGCTGCATCACCTGTTGACAATGCAGAAACTTCAGCCATACAGAATGGATCATCTACTCTAAGCCAAGTGTCAGTCGATGGGACCCTTAGCGAGGATGAGGTATTCCCTAGAAGTTCTATTGATAGTGTTATTGAAAAAGATAGAGAGGTACAACTGGAGGATGCTTGGGTGGTCAGTGGACCTTTGTCTGATGCGAGTGACGATGAAGATAGAAAGTTAGTTCTAGACTCCTCAAAAGATTTTGATTCTGATGCAGAAAATCCAAAAAGTGTTCAAACTGTGAGGCAGGAGGCCAACAAGGAATCAGCTAAGGACAGTTCATCGCTTAATGCTCCCAAAGCATTATTGAAGAAATCATCCCGTTTCTTGCCTGCATCTTTCTTCTCGTCCTCAGATGGTGAAGAGTTCACACCTGCTTCAGTTTTCCAGAGTCTCCTTGAGTCTGCAAGGAATCAATTGCCCAAGCTGGTGGTTGGCTCATTAGTGATGGGAGCAGG AATTGCCTTTTATGCCAATCGATCAGAGCGAATTTTTCAGTCGTTTCAGCAGCCAGACATAATTACCACCAGCATTGATGAGGTCTCAACAAATACAAGACCTCTCGTTCGACAAATAAGGAAACTGCCCAAGAAACTTAAGACACTAATGGAGAGAATTCCTCATCAAGAG ATAAATGAGGAAGAAGCTTCTCTTTTTGACATGTTATGGCTATTGCTTGCTAGTGTTATCTTTGTGCCTATCTTCCAGAAAATTCCAGGAG GAAGTCCTGTTCTTGGGTATTTGGCTGCTGGAATCTTGATTGGACCCTATGGTCTTTCTATCATACGTCATGTACATGGGACCAAGGCTATTGCTGAATTTGGAGTTGTGTTCCTGCTATTTAACATTGGCTTAGAG CTTTCTGTTGAGAGACTAAGTTCTATGAAGAAATACGTTTTCGGGTTGGGAACTGCTCAG GTCTTAGTGACAGCTGTGGTGGTCGGGCTAGTTGCTAATTTGGTTGCCGGGCAGGCCGGACCAGCTGCAATTGTCATTGGAAATGGTCTTGCCTTATCTTCCACTGCTGTTGTCCTCCAG GTCTTGCAGGAAAGAGGTGAGAGCACATCACGACATGGACGAGCTACATTTTCTGTATTACTCTTTCAG GATCTGGCGGTGGTTGTTCTACTCATACTGATACCACTAATTTCACCAAATTCATCAAAAGGAGGG GTTGGTTTCCGAGCCATAGCTGAGGCCCTTGGTTTGGCTGCTGTAAAGGCTATTGTAGCCATCACTGCCATTATTGCTGGAGGACGTCTG CTGTTGCGGCCTATCTATAAGCAGATTGCAGAGAACCAGAATGCAGAAATATTTTCAGCAAATACACTCCTTGTTATCCTTGGGACTAGTCTTCTGACTGCCAGG GCTGGCCTTTCAATGGCTTTGGGTGCATTTTTAGCTGGTCTGCTTCTGGCAGAAACTGAATTTTCCTTGCAAGTTGAATCAGATATTGCTCCATATCGTGGACTCCTGTTGGGTCTCTTTTTCATGACG GTTGGAATGTCAATTGACCCCAAGCTTCTTCTTTCAAACTTTTCAGTGATTATGGGGTCATTGGGACTTCTACTAGGTGGCAAGACTATCTTAGTTGCATTAGTTGGTAAACTGTTTGGTATTTCAATTGTATCGGCAATAAGAGTTGGTCTCCTACTTGCTCCGGGTGGAGAGTTTGCCTTTGTAGCCTTTGGTGAAGCTGTCAATCAG GGAATAATGTCTTCTGAATTGTCATCTCTGCTGTTTCTTGTGGTTGGAATTTCAATGGCCCTCACACCATATCTAGCTGCTGGAGGTCAACTAATAGCATCTCGTTTTGAGCTGCAAGATGTGCGAAGTTTATTGCCTGTGGAAAGTGAG aCAGATGATTTGCAAGATCATATCATTATTTGTGGATTTGGTCGTGTTGGCCAG ATCATTGCCCAACTTCTCTCCGAGCGACTGATTCCATTTGTTGCGCTTGATGTGCGAAG GTACTACGGGTGA